One Halarcobacter ebronensis genomic window carries:
- a CDS encoding response regulator transcription factor, whose amino-acid sequence MIEILMIEDDLELAEILVDYLDQYNIKVTNYESPELGISALRVKKYDLVILDLSLPEIDGIEVCKMIRAHNDIPIIISSARSNIGDKIACFSYGADDFLPKPYDTQELIFRIKSILRRCNLNITKKEEVQKRQVFIHDESRMEIRKEDELLNLTNAEYHILAYMIKRAGFVVSREELLSNVESIKYESSYKSIDVLIGRVRNKIEENSKKPKYILSIRGVGYKLVNE is encoded by the coding sequence GTGATAGAGATTTTAATGATTGAAGACGACCTAGAATTAGCAGAAATTCTAGTGGATTATTTAGATCAATATAATATAAAAGTTACAAATTACGAATCCCCTGAATTGGGTATTTCTGCCCTGCGAGTTAAAAAATATGATTTAGTTATTTTAGATTTATCTTTACCTGAAATAGACGGCATTGAAGTGTGTAAAATGATACGAGCTCATAATGATATTCCAATTATTATTTCTAGTGCAAGATCAAATATTGGCGATAAAATTGCATGTTTTAGTTATGGTGCTGATGATTTCCTACCAAAACCATATGATACTCAAGAACTTATTTTTAGAATTAAATCAATTCTTCGTAGATGTAATTTGAATATTACAAAAAAAGAAGAGGTACAAAAGAGACAAGTTTTTATTCATGATGAAAGTAGAATGGAAATTAGAAAAGAAGATGAGCTTTTAAACCTAACTAATGCTGAGTATCATATACTTGCATATATGATTAAAAGAGCAGGTTTTGTTGTTTCAAGAGAAGAGCTGCTCTCAAATGTTGAATCAATAAAATATGAGAGCAGTTATAAAAGCATTGATGTTCTTATAGGTAGAGTAAGAAATAAAATTGAAGAGAACTCTAAAAAACCTAAATATATACTTTCTATTAGAGGAGTAGGTTATAAATTGGTTAATGAGTAA